Proteins found in one Massilia sp. H6 genomic segment:
- a CDS encoding peptidyl-prolyl cis-trans isomerase: MISKPARLLLAMMTLVAAPAFAQNVATVNGKPIPAAKVDQMVKQVVAQGRATDSPQLRDAIKKDLIGREVLIQEADKQNIGARADVKAAIDNARQSIIINAMLADYVKKNPIKDAEIKAEYDKYKSQVGEKEYRARHILVTTEDEAKAMISKLKAGAKFEELAKQSKDGSAANGGDLDWASPANYVPEFSKAMTALQKGAITETPVKTQYGYHVIKLEDVRAAKVPALEEVKQQVAEQLQQRQLAQYRESLVKKAKIQ; the protein is encoded by the coding sequence ATGATTTCGAAGCCAGCCCGCCTGTTGTTAGCCATGATGACCCTGGTTGCCGCGCCTGCGTTCGCGCAAAACGTTGCGACCGTCAATGGCAAACCCATCCCGGCGGCCAAGGTTGACCAGATGGTCAAGCAAGTTGTCGCCCAGGGCCGCGCCACCGATTCGCCGCAGTTGCGCGACGCCATCAAGAAAGACCTGATCGGTCGTGAAGTCCTGATCCAGGAAGCCGACAAGCAGAACATTGGCGCCCGCGCCGACGTCAAGGCAGCGATCGACAATGCGCGCCAGAGCATCATCATCAACGCCATGCTGGCCGACTACGTCAAGAAGAACCCGATCAAGGACGCCGAAATCAAGGCCGAGTACGACAAGTACAAGTCCCAGGTGGGCGAGAAAGAATACCGCGCACGCCATATCCTGGTGACCACCGAAGACGAAGCCAAGGCCATGATCAGCAAGCTCAAGGCCGGCGCCAAGTTCGAGGAGCTGGCCAAGCAGTCGAAAGACGGTTCGGCAGCCAATGGTGGTGATCTGGACTGGGCTAGCCCGGCCAACTACGTGCCCGAGTTTTCCAAGGCCATGACCGCCCTGCAAAAAGGCGCCATCACCGAGACCCCGGTCAAGACCCAGTACGGTTACCACGTGATCAAGCTCGAAGACGTGCGCGCCGCGAAGGTGCCGGCCCTGGAAGAAGTCAAGCAGCAGGTCGCGGAACAACTGCAACAGCGTCAGCTGGCCCAGTACCGCGAAAGCCTGGTGAAGAAGGCCAAGATCCAGTAA
- a CDS encoding peptidyl-prolyl cis-trans isomerase has translation MTLKPARLLFALIAVVAIPAHAQNLAVVNGKPIPSSRVDAVVKQVVAAGQGQDSPEMREVIKRDLIAREVLMQEAVKQGYDKKPEVKAALDNARQAIVVNQLARDYIAKNPVTDAEIKAEYDRFTKQTGDKEYHVRHILLETEAEAKAVIAKIKAGAKFEELAKGSKDTGTASTGGDLEWASPSSFPPEFAAGFTGLQKGAVSETPVKTANGFHVIKLDDTRAAKLPTLAEVKPQIADALAQKKLEEYKDQMVKKAKVQ, from the coding sequence ATGACTTTGAAGCCAGCACGCCTGCTGTTCGCCCTGATCGCCGTTGTCGCCATCCCTGCCCATGCGCAGAACCTCGCCGTGGTCAACGGCAAGCCGATCCCGTCGTCGCGCGTCGACGCCGTCGTCAAGCAGGTGGTCGCCGCCGGCCAGGGCCAGGATTCGCCCGAAATGCGCGAAGTGATCAAGCGCGACCTGATCGCGCGCGAAGTGCTGATGCAAGAAGCCGTCAAGCAGGGCTACGACAAGAAGCCGGAAGTCAAGGCGGCGCTCGACAACGCCCGCCAGGCGATCGTTGTCAACCAGCTGGCGCGCGACTACATCGCCAAGAACCCGGTGACCGATGCCGAGATCAAGGCCGAGTACGACCGTTTCACCAAGCAGACCGGCGACAAGGAATACCACGTGCGCCATATCCTGCTCGAGACTGAAGCCGAGGCCAAGGCGGTGATCGCCAAGATCAAGGCCGGTGCCAAGTTCGAAGAGCTGGCCAAGGGCTCGAAAGATACCGGCACCGCCAGCACGGGTGGCGACCTGGAATGGGCCAGCCCGTCTTCGTTCCCGCCGGAATTCGCCGCTGGCTTCACTGGCCTGCAAAAAGGCGCGGTCAGCGAGACCCCGGTCAAGACCGCCAATGGCTTCCACGTCATCAAGCTCGATGACACCCGCGCCGCCAAGCTGCCGACGCTGGCCGAAGTCAAGCCGCAGATCGCCGACGCCCTGGCCCAGAAGAAGCTCGAAGAGTACAAAGACCAAATGGTCAAAAAGGCAAAGGTGCAGTAA
- a CDS encoding BolA family transcriptional regulator, with amino-acid sequence METNRTERLRAQLQAALAPSLLEISDDSHLHAGHAGAASGGSHYSVKIASDKFAGLSLVMRHRLVYDAVHEMINKAEIHALAITAIAPSDAG; translated from the coding sequence ATGGAAACTAACCGTACCGAACGCCTGCGCGCGCAGTTGCAGGCCGCGCTGGCCCCCAGCCTGCTCGAGATCAGCGACGATTCACACCTGCACGCCGGACACGCTGGCGCAGCCTCTGGCGGCAGCCATTACAGCGTCAAGATTGCCTCCGACAAGTTCGCCGGGCTGTCGCTGGTCATGCGTCATCGTCTTGTGTATGATGCCGTGCACGAAATGATTAACAAGGCGGAAATCCATGCCCTGGCCATCACGGCCATCGCCCCGTCCGATGCCGGCTGA
- a CDS encoding septation protein A: MKFLFDMLPVILFFGIYKYGESHQEWAHGLVTDYLGVLISGGAVPASQSPILLATAVTILATVLQIAYLLARRRKVDGMLWVSLGVVAVAGGATIYFHDDTFIKWKPTILYWAFGAALLFAHLVYRKNLMRSALGGAMSLPEAVWTRVLYAWVAFFVALGVLNLLMAFVVFEGDTGAWVSFKLFGISGILFAFIIIQSLMLSKHIQEDAPNGN; encoded by the coding sequence ATCAAGTTTTTGTTCGACATGCTGCCGGTAATCCTGTTCTTCGGCATCTATAAATACGGCGAAAGCCACCAGGAATGGGCCCACGGACTGGTCACCGATTACCTCGGCGTACTGATCTCGGGCGGCGCGGTGCCGGCATCGCAGTCGCCGATCCTGCTGGCCACGGCAGTCACGATCCTGGCCACGGTGCTCCAGATCGCCTACCTGCTGGCGCGCCGGCGCAAGGTCGATGGCATGCTGTGGGTGTCGCTTGGGGTCGTGGCGGTCGCCGGTGGCGCCACGATCTATTTTCATGACGATACCTTCATCAAGTGGAAGCCGACCATCCTGTACTGGGCCTTTGGCGCTGCCCTGCTGTTCGCCCACCTGGTCTATCGCAAGAACCTGATGCGCTCGGCGCTCGGGGGCGCCATGAGCCTGCCCGAAGCGGTCTGGACCCGCGTGCTCTACGCCTGGGTCGCCTTCTTCGTCGCGCTGGGCGTGCTGAACCTGCTGATGGCCTTTGTGGTCTTCGAAGGTGACACCGGGGCCTGGGTCAGCTTCAAGCTGTTCGGCATCTCTGGCATCCTGTTCGCCTTTATCATCATTCAATCGCTCATGCTGTCCAAACATATTCAGGAGGATGCACCGAATGGAAACTAA